The following proteins are encoded in a genomic region of Microtus ochrogaster isolate Prairie Vole_2 chromosome 5, MicOch1.0, whole genome shotgun sequence:
- the Gpd1l gene encoding glycerol-3-phosphate dehydrogenase 1-like protein, with product MAAAPLKVCIVGSGNWGSAVAKIIGNNVKNLQKFASTVKMWVFEETVNGRKLTDIINNDHENVKYLPGHKLPENVVAVPNLSEAVQDADLLVFVIPHQFIHKICDEITGKVPKKALGITLIKGIDEGPEGLKLISDIIREKMGIDISVLMGANIASEVAAGKFCETTIGEAAEGPSTGSTQLLQKLMQTPNLSVTVMKYPGSAPPLWSLQNIVAVGAGFCDGLRCGDNTKAAVIRLGLMEMIAFAKIFCKGQVSTATFLESCGVADLITTCYGGRNRKVAEAFARTGKTIEELEKEMLNGQKLQGPQTSAEVYRILKQKGLLDKFPLFTAVYQICYEGKPVTEMLSCLQSHPEHI from the exons GGGATCAGCTGTTGCAAAAATCATTGGAAATAATGTAAAGAACCTGCAGAAGTTCGCCTCCACGGTCAAGATGTGGGTCTTCGAGGAAACCGTTAACGGGAGGAAGCTGACAGACATCATCAACAATGACCACGAAAATGTGAAATATCTCCCTGGACACAAGCTGCCAGAAAACGTG GTCGCTGTCCCGAATCTCAGCGAGGCTGTGCAGGATGCGGACCTGCTGGTGTTTGTCATCCCCCACCAGTTCATCCACAAGATCTGCGATGAGATCACGGGCAAGGTGCCCAAGAAGGCCCTGGGCATCACGCTCATCAAG GGCATAGATGAGGGCCCCGAAGGGCTGAAGCTCATCTCCGACATCATCAGAGAGAAGATGGGCATTGACATCAGCGTGCTGATGGGGGCCAACATTGCCAGTGAGGTGGCTGCGGGGAAGTTCTGTGAGACCACCATTGGTGAGGCTGCCGAGGGCCCTAGCA ccggTTCTACACAGTTATTGCAAAAATTGATGCA AACTCCAAATCTTTCTG ttacagttatgaagta CCCTGGTTCAGCccctcctctgtggtctctgcagaACATAGTTGCTGTGGGAGCTGGCTTCTGCGATGGCCTCCGCTGTGGGGACAACACCAAGGCAGCCGTCATCCGTCTGGGACTCATGGAAATGATCGCTTTTGCCAAGATCTTTTGCAAAGGCCAGGTGTCCACAGCCACCTTCCTGGAGAGCTGTGGGGTGGCTGACCTCATCACCACTTGCTATGGAGGGCGGAACCGCAAGGTGGCAGAAGCCTTCGCCAGGACTGGGAAG ACCATTGAAGAACTGGAGAAGGAGATGCTGAACGGGCAGAAGCTCCAGGGCCCTCAGACCTCTGCTGAGGTGTACCGCATCCTCAAGCAGAAGGGGCTACTGGACAA GTTTCCTCTCTTCACGGCGGTGTACCAGATCTGCTATGAAGGCAAGCCTGTCACAGAGATGCTATCTTGCCTGCAGAGCCACCCAGAGCACatctga